In the Nitrospirota bacterium genome, one interval contains:
- a CDS encoding Ig-like domain-containing protein, translating to MKKHIFSMLVLLVAVGLAANGCGGGGSATDDPKESLLTNGKVVTGKVKNDCDNSFVLDAVGELCELFQTFSSDPNTAACVTQDSSCNSYATQIYAGSNLGSSQKQASPGWNGRGGSGDLMADAAVCTLRQLSPKLDGPVNSQASLNIGIGDVVVKQQVGYLDFDRINRRFKGYRKLSVELPVIGKFDAITQNIVLQRVHYGTGQLYKSTPMAGDYPILSGYGLNLDTEEKKKSIDINPGSFNVDTPIGTFQVSPHFKYESNTVVADLPYVTNHTYIPLDDDTFDVPPSPAAIRLTDIYGIIPGININTTPMPSLGNYKNLRTGWISQIGLGSRGSIGDKLWAPPLTGFFYRPDYDPGGVFKFESYESRSNDENKPSVYAEASASIKYPDNPADMLPEWVDGLPGLDWDAYIKVTPTIKAGAAGQFGISMLEGTDNRRSNEFDVRPESRTSALGIYSGVETNASFEVLAELRLYVSAVFDFFFGSKRIDLIDIHPKFPIPIAGGTPSSSKVELATAYSSTDNIPDFPETLDYLKTFKGTKLPEEFINLCYAKEAEVPAEDPPCTKEGEKDQPPCKPEKGDVTDLFEYLPCNICLATNAVIDSKTGAVKEPEHREIISPVVPVPPTDSTTPAVWKCDSASKSGCMDLCKLNKETGAFTVVKNPSEIADSMPVTDPDYSELYPFYNSCKVSCDGGPVQIGDYTYCKGLDPTPPEIFGLMVPGGSSSSSSPSPVPVASNIAAPFSEPMDPESINTNTFTVSDADGNSVSGTVRYDGATYTATFSPSSPFNYSSIYTATITTGARDLAGNPLQDAFSWTFTTEAAPATAFATSATGNGNLSSWTAAGGKAGLEAGDAICQSLASEAGLSGTFVAWLSDSSNDAYCRVHNLTGKKSDNCGQASLPDTAGPWVRTGDGFPFSADISQLVNDGTVYAPVKYDESGNAFIAGEKYMTGTNADGTYDASGNTTCYDWTSNTSNLMVHAVGGWTDGTTYSWTHNYSTGCNSSSWRLLCLETGEGLPLPDFATFGKKVFVTSSSGTGDLSTWPGAGVNRGVAAGDAICQSLAVEAGLSNASNFKAWLSSYTSSSDYVHAKDRLTSDGPWVRPDGVLVANNKADLIDGSLFTAISQTETGDYLSTTTWTGTYSNGTLESTISNCEGWTTAAPLRGEGSLGESSLSDGNWTKTGYNPCSTLRHLYCFED from the coding sequence ATGAAAAAACATATATTTTCCATGTTAGTTCTGCTGGTTGCGGTTGGTCTCGCGGCTAATGGCTGCGGTGGAGGTGGCAGTGCAACTGATGACCCAAAAGAATCGTTGCTAACAAATGGAAAGGTGGTCACAGGAAAGGTAAAAAATGACTGTGACAACTCTTTTGTCCTCGATGCCGTGGGTGAGCTGTGTGAACTCTTTCAAACATTTAGCAGCGACCCTAATACCGCGGCCTGTGTTACACAGGACTCTTCCTGCAACAGCTATGCGACACAGATCTATGCCGGAAGCAATCTCGGATCAAGCCAGAAACAAGCGAGTCCAGGATGGAACGGCCGCGGCGGGAGCGGGGATCTCATGGCGGATGCCGCGGTTTGTACTCTCCGTCAGCTTTCTCCCAAGCTGGATGGACCGGTCAACTCCCAGGCCTCCCTGAATATCGGGATTGGAGATGTGGTCGTAAAACAGCAGGTAGGCTATCTCGATTTCGACCGGATCAACCGGCGTTTCAAGGGTTACCGCAAACTGAGTGTGGAACTGCCTGTCATCGGGAAATTTGATGCAATCACACAGAACATAGTACTGCAGCGTGTCCATTATGGGACCGGTCAGCTTTATAAGAGCACACCCATGGCAGGGGATTACCCGATCCTCTCCGGCTATGGCCTGAACCTCGACACTGAAGAGAAAAAGAAGTCAATTGATATCAACCCTGGCTCATTTAATGTCGATACCCCCATTGGCACATTTCAGGTGAGCCCTCACTTCAAGTACGAGTCCAACACTGTTGTGGCTGATTTGCCTTATGTAACGAACCATACCTATATCCCTCTCGATGATGATACTTTTGACGTGCCCCCATCTCCTGCTGCAATCAGGTTGACTGACATCTATGGCATTATCCCTGGTATTAATATCAATACTACACCGATGCCTTCACTGGGTAATTATAAGAACCTTCGGACAGGCTGGATAAGCCAGATAGGTCTTGGTTCACGCGGCTCTATTGGAGACAAGCTCTGGGCCCCGCCATTAACTGGTTTTTTTTACCGGCCTGATTACGATCCAGGCGGAGTATTCAAATTCGAATCATATGAGTCCAGATCTAATGACGAAAACAAGCCATCTGTCTATGCTGAGGCGTCGGCGAGCATCAAGTATCCTGATAACCCGGCGGATATGCTTCCTGAATGGGTGGACGGTCTCCCGGGGTTAGACTGGGATGCCTATATCAAGGTGACCCCGACTATAAAGGCAGGCGCAGCAGGACAGTTTGGTATTTCGATGCTTGAAGGGACTGACAACAGACGCAGTAACGAATTTGATGTCCGTCCGGAAAGCCGCACCTCTGCCCTCGGGATTTACTCCGGTGTCGAAACGAATGCATCCTTTGAGGTACTTGCGGAACTCAGGCTCTATGTCAGCGCTGTCTTCGATTTCTTTTTCGGGAGCAAGAGGATAGACCTGATTGATATCCACCCGAAGTTTCCGATCCCCATTGCCGGCGGCACGCCTTCATCAAGCAAGGTAGAGCTTGCCACAGCCTATTCTTCTACGGACAATATCCCGGACTTTCCTGAAACGCTCGATTATCTAAAGACCTTCAAAGGCACCAAACTGCCTGAGGAATTCATTAATCTTTGTTACGCGAAGGAGGCAGAGGTTCCAGCGGAAGACCCGCCTTGTACGAAAGAAGGGGAGAAAGATCAGCCCCCATGCAAGCCGGAAAAGGGAGATGTCACGGACCTCTTCGAGTATCTGCCATGCAACATCTGCCTTGCAACAAACGCGGTCATTGATTCCAAGACCGGAGCAGTTAAAGAACCTGAGCACAGGGAGATCATTTCGCCTGTAGTTCCTGTGCCGCCGACAGACTCAACAACTCCCGCTGTCTGGAAGTGTGACTCCGCATCCAAGAGCGGTTGCATGGACCTCTGCAAGCTGAATAAGGAGACGGGAGCATTCACAGTGGTCAAGAATCCATCAGAGATCGCAGACAGCATGCCCGTGACAGATCCGGATTACAGTGAGCTCTATCCATTCTATAATAGCTGTAAGGTCTCATGTGATGGGGGACCAGTCCAAATAGGAGATTATACTTACTGCAAAGGGCTCGATCCCACGCCGCCGGAGATCTTCGGCTTGATGGTCCCCGGCGGGAGCAGTAGCAGCAGTTCGCCTTCACCTGTTCCGGTAGCCTCGAACATCGCCGCTCCCTTCAGCGAGCCGATGGATCCGGAATCCATCAATACCAATACATTTACAGTCAGCGATGCGGACGGTAATAGTGTCAGCGGCACTGTTCGCTATGATGGGGCAACCTATACAGCCACATTCTCTCCTTCGAGCCCCTTTAATTATTCTTCGATTTATACTGCAACGATAACAACCGGTGCAAGGGACCTGGCTGGGAATCCTCTACAGGATGCCTTCTCATGGACATTTACGACCGAGGCTGCTCCGGCGACCGCCTTTGCTACATCTGCCACAGGAAACGGTAATCTCAGTTCCTGGACTGCCGCAGGAGGCAAGGCCGGGCTTGAGGCCGGGGATGCGATATGTCAGTCCCTTGCCAGTGAGGCAGGACTGAGCGGGACATTTGTGGCATGGCTCTCTGATTCCAGTAACGATGCCTACTGCCGTGTCCATAACCTGACCGGAAAAAAGTCAGACAATTGCGGCCAGGCGAGCCTGCCGGACACAGCAGGTCCCTGGGTCAGGACAGGAGACGGATTCCCATTCAGCGCGGATATCTCCCAACTGGTCAATGACGGGACGGTCTATGCGCCTGTGAAATATGATGAGTCAGGTAATGCCTTTATAGCAGGCGAGAAATATATGACCGGCACGAATGCTGACGGCACTTATGATGCTTCAGGAAATACAACTTGTTATGACTGGACAAGTAATACAAGCAACTTGATGGTCCACGCTGTTGGCGGCTGGACAGACGGCACGACCTATAGCTGGACGCATAACTACAGTACCGGCTGTAACTCATCCTCCTGGCGCCTCCTCTGTCTTGAGACAGGAGAAGGTCTGCCATTGCCGGATTTTGCCACATTCGGAAAGAAGGTATTTGTCACATCCTCGAGCGGGACAGGCGATCTCAGCACATGGCCAGGCGCTGGCGTAAACAGGGGAGTTGCTGCCGGGGATGCCATCTGCCAGTCCCTGGCCGTGGAAGCCGGGCTTTCGAATGCATCCAACTTCAAGGCATGGCTCTCTTCATATACATCCAGTTCCGACTACGTCCATGCCAAAGACCGCCTGACCTCGGATGGTCCGTGGGTCAGGCCTGACGGTGTCCTCGTTGCCAATAACAAGGCAGACCTGATAGATGGCAGTCTCTTTACGGCGATCAGCCAGACAGAGACAGGGGACTATCTCTCAACAACCACATGGACCGGCACTTACTCAAATGGCACACTGGAAAGCACCATCAGCAACTGCGAGGGATGGACAACTGCGGCGCCATTAAGGGGTGAGGGTAGCCTTGGAGAGTCAAGCCTCTCTGACGGGAACTGGACAAAGACCGGCTACAACCCCTGCTCGACACTCCGTCACTTATATTGCTTTGAGGACTGA
- a CDS encoding inositol monophosphatase translates to MYADFLKIAEHAARSAGSILLKHLGKPLDVEFKGDVDLVTKADRLSEDSIVSIIRGAYPGHQILAEEGTTQKGESGYRWIIDPLDGTTNYAHTFPCFAVSIGLEADGKMVAGVVYDPVRDECFTAMEGCGAHLNGNPIHVSDTDSLDSALLATGFPYDRRKNPDNYLELFKKFMIKAQEIRRPGSASIDLCYLASGRIDGFWECKLKPWDVAAAVVIVREAGGRISDFSGNAYSIYGNETLSSNGRIHKEMVETIK, encoded by the coding sequence ATGTACGCTGACTTTCTCAAGATTGCGGAGCATGCAGCACGTTCTGCAGGCAGTATCCTGCTCAAACACCTTGGAAAACCGCTGGATGTGGAGTTCAAGGGGGATGTTGACCTTGTTACAAAGGCAGACCGCCTTTCAGAAGACTCTATTGTCTCGATAATCCGGGGGGCTTACCCGGGCCATCAGATCCTGGCTGAGGAGGGGACGACTCAAAAAGGGGAGTCAGGATACCGCTGGATCATAGACCCCCTCGATGGGACAACGAACTATGCCCACACCTTTCCATGTTTCGCTGTCTCAATCGGTCTTGAGGCAGACGGTAAAATGGTTGCGGGGGTGGTTTATGACCCTGTCCGGGATGAATGTTTTACAGCTATGGAAGGCTGTGGGGCGCACCTGAATGGAAATCCAATCCATGTATCTGATACGGACAGCCTTGACTCAGCCCTTCTCGCAACAGGATTTCCTTACGACAGGAGGAAGAACCCTGACAACTATCTTGAACTGTTTAAAAAATTCATGATTAAAGCACAGGAAATAAGAAGACCGGGCTCTGCCTCCATAGACCTGTGCTACCTTGCATCAGGCCGGATAGACGGCTTCTGGGAGTGTAAGCTCAAACCCTGGGATGTTGCTGCTGCTGTTGTCATTGTCAGGGAGGCAGGCGGCCGGATTAGTGATTTCAGTGGAAATGCATATAGTATATATGGTAATGAAACCCTCTCAAGCAATGGCAGGATTCACAAAGAGATGGTTGAAACCATAAAATAG